The Quercus robur chromosome 3, dhQueRobu3.1, whole genome shotgun sequence DNA segment atatattaggagtgaAATCTATAAGTAatggtcaaaacctcagtatgttgggcagccgcATTTAATGTTGAtgaaacatatattctcaagataaaATTCATAATCTTtcaacggagatataaaatattctcttgagataagtttaatgagtttggttattcagagtgttgggCCCAaccactaaagtatatatttatgaaattggatttcataattatatgatgaataatataaatgattaaaccgggtactcaaggattaagatgtagtaatcttcaaagtggcagtctattTCAAGACTTtatattactacgaatattttaatgaaggggttgcatgtataataaagtcttgggatataatttatagataaggCCTAAAgtgcaactatatttatatagtggtattaaatatagttaatggtaactttggacttgtcaagaattgatagaaaagcccaaggcctattggagctagtgtcttattggtcccttttggtcccactccaagccacatactagagcccaattggaatggcctaaaaggctagcccaattagataattagttgtatataaggagagaaacatacataaTTTCATTAAGGGTTTTTAATGAGACTTTCATAAGGTCTTTCATTAAGATCATACAAAGGATGAAATGGTTTGTAGGTGAGTGTTAGACACTCTTTATTCTTTCCTTGGAAAccgattgagagaccacacatcttgggcattaagttgtaaggttgaattttattaaccatcttgttggctttattctgtgccaaatttgcttgtattttagcaattagtaacccttatttaggtgggaatcatgtaaaggtagtgtgtgagagagtgtgaagaaaatgctcaagattgtgcaaagaagcagttaagaagggaccaatttcatattggtaaatgctatggtcaagtagcggaatccggcaagctaaagaagaaataggttcgacgtaacctcgttggagtaggagcttggatggcttaggtacattgggtagattaggcttggagggtcttctgctgtttatgtatcccaactacattttttagtggattgtttatcgcttggagggcgacagagaggttttatgccgagggcttcggtttcctctttgataacacatcgagtgttgtccttgtgtttgcatctctcttcccttaatcttttccatttaatttctactgtggatgtgaatttatttggtttagattgtttatcaattctataTTACGCTTAAGTTCATTTTCctcacattaattgtttgatattaagcttgaattggtaatttttaaattgatggtctaaacgttcaaggtgctttatatacacttattgaactttcataagtggaattggagtgaagattaaaagtctTCCCAAGAACTTCTGATCTtcggttttgaatttcaccacaccaaggtatGCATTCTTGTtctcaaattctgaaacttacatagtacatgttatcaattgcgaatgaagtagatccgttaattttttccgctgcgtatgttttgtatgcgatacaaacatgtatttttccaacacTCTCATATCTTGCACATGATCATTTTATGATGTCAATCAAAGAAACATGCAAATGGAGTGAGAACATAACTACATGCTACTCCTTGTctctaaataataatttttacattttcttttatgattGTCCCTAAATAATGGTCCCTAAGCATAATTTGTTACACATAACCTTTGTTAATTGTATCAAATACAAATAGATTTTCAATGTgaaaattaagagttttgttGGGAAGTTAAAATATTGAGTTTTGTTGGAAACTTGTGTGGTTTCAAGTGAACCTATAATAACAAAGTATTAGTTAAGACAAGGACTCAAAAAGCAGCATCTATATTAAGCACAGTGCGTATTGCATCATTGACACCATGTAAGTGCTCTAATCCACTAAACTGTaaattaccaacaaaaaaaaaaaaaaaaggtgattgtACAAGCCTCACTCTTATCAAATCATTTACAGTCTCTTTGTAAAAGTTCCAAAGGTAgtgaaacaaaattaaagagCAATAGCAAGGAATGGGTACATCCAGGAATAATTTTCTCCAAGGTGTGGCTAAGAACTTTGATGTTCTTGCTTTGTATGTCTCTTAAGTCTCATTATATTGTACACATTCACATTGTGCTTAATTTCTTTGTCTTCTCCTTTGCTTGTTCCCCTAATttagattcaatttttttcatgtttCAGGCCTCTAGTCACTCTTGTGTTTCCACTGTAAGtgtgttttttatttgtgttttgctcTGCATGTGAACACAACATGTGTCATGTGCATGAATATATATGTCCATTCACATCTTTCTATGGTGTTGTTTTTATAGGTATGCTTCAATCAAGGCTATAGAGACCAAGTCTAGTACTGATGATCAGCAATGGCTTACATATTGGGTTCTCTATTCCATGCTCACACTCTTTGAGCTCACATTCGCTAAAGTCCTTGAGTTGTAAGTTAATTTATTGCTGTTCTAAATTAGACTGTGTTTATGTGTACTGTGCATTTTTAGGAATCATTATAAGTTTGCAGCTAGTTAATTTGTTGCTATTCCAGTTCTATATCAGACTTTGTGTGCGTGTGTAGTGTCCACTGTGCATTTTTAGAAATCCTCAAGGTTTCTTAGAGCACAGAAatgaaaatagttttagtgtCACTCTAACATTGGGATTCATGAGTGGGCTAGCAAATTCAAGCTATTACGGATGATATACATCCTTTGCTAATGAGTTTTGAGTCTTTTGCCTTTAGGCTTTAGTTGGGTTAGGCAATCTAAAAGTGGGCTTtgctatctttcttttttttttattgttttttgtcaAGGGCTTTTCCTGATTTGTTTAAAAAGCCCTAAGGCAGATTATAGTCAGTGAGCCATATGGTTCCATGTatgaaataaaatcttaatttgtttCCATCAAAATGGATGAATTTTTTTCTACTCCATAGAATTGGCAGGATAAAATAACAATGCAATATTTGAACTAGAGACTCTTTAGAACAGATATTACATTGGCTGCTAACCTATATCAATAATTAATGTTATACCATACAATGTcataattaatgtttattgtCCCATTCCATTAATGTTTATCTACTTCTAGCAAAACCATCAATCTAAAAATCCATTTCATCAGAAAACAAAATGCCTTTCCCTTCAGAATTGTAACTCCAAGACTCCATCacataacaaaatcaaaagtctcaaaatttaatgctatacaaaatatctaaatgcCTGCAAAAAAACATCTAGGAAAAGAAAACACATACATCACCCTTCTACACTTCAACCCAGAAGCCAAATTCCATTCTTTTATGTAAAAATCATAAGGCTggaaaaataaacacacacGACCAAAAACAATTATTCTATGGTGCATACAACATAAACATTAACACATTAGAGAGACATAAACAAACACATCCACATATCATTCAAAAGAAGCATtgcataacaaaaataaaagttaacaaGCAAAAACTTTAAAAGTATCCCagaattaaaactaaaatacaaAGAACAAAATTGATCATGCACAATCTCAATTCATAGAAAAAACACAAATCCCACTTTTGGGCAGTCCAAAACCagaggaaatgaaagaaaagagcaAACAAACTCTTGGGTCATTGAGAAAATTGTAGAAAGAATTAtcaagttcaaatttttatttaaacttttccTATAGTTTCTCAGGAACcaagcaaaagagagagagagagagagagcagaaaAGAAAGACAGTGGGAAAATGGGTTATTTAGAGTAAAACACTTTTGCATACTTCAAACCATTGAAGCAAACCAGCAATGGGTAAACACAATAATatcatataaacaaaaaaaaaaccaaaaaaacttctcctttattattttctcaccaaccaaacaacagggaaaaacaaaggaaaatagAGTTCAAGCTAAAACCTaacatttttctcaaaacccaaatgcAAAACACACAAATCAGATAAATAAACAAGGTGAGAGAGTACGGAAAGGGATGAGGTAGCACCGTCTTGGGTCGGAGGAGATCGTTCGTGACAAAATGGGAAATGGGTCACGTTTCTTTATGCTCGTCAGCACCACTGGGTCACCACTGAGGAGATCACGCCGCCGTACACATCAGAGAGATGGGTGTTGTTCACTGGTGACAATCTTGAAGAGGCGAGGCAGCTTGAGAAATTTTTATGGGTTCGGGTTTGTTCTTTGGGAGAGTGACAGGGCTGAAGGGGGAAAGggaaatgagaaaagagaagGCTGATGAGGATGAAAACCTTCTGCGGGTAACAAAACAGTTTTGCTTTGACCAAGTGACAGGTataggacccataaatagtgtgaaaaatattgagtgatggcaAGTGAGTGATAGTGCCAAACGGGTGTGGTATTTTAAAGTGATGAGTGACGAGTGACAGAAAttaagtgatggaaattgagtgatgaaaaaagcatccaaacaagccctaaTTTTCTATTGTAAGATGTCAAGCTattgtttattttggataacTATTAGTCTTATGGATAGCAGAATTTTAGAAGATGTATATGGATTAGTGGATGCTTTCTAAGGATTGCATTAGTTTAACTTAGCAAGGGGTATGCCCGttaatatagtatatatatatatatatatatatatagaaaaagaagaggaatgAAGTACCTTGAAAAAATTCGCTATTGCCCAATTGCCCAATTGTTTGTTATCAGTGTTTTTCCTAGTCTACTTATTTTTAGCtttacggtttttttttttttttttttttttttcctgaatctGATAATGACTTATCCTCTATTCAAGTAGAGGCTTTGTTGTATTACAGTATATGCCTCTTTGTATTCTATTGTTGTATTTGTATCTAGTTCGTGTTGAAGTAGGTTATGTAATGAACTCGAACATAATGAGGATCAAACATGTCCATCTCTTAATAACATAAATAAAGAGCAAAGATATCCATAGATGTAAAGCTCAaataatgttgaataaaaaaaaaagctttgttGTAAGTCACCATAtgtgcttaaaaaaatataagcttTTCCCTAGGCAAATAATACCATAATATCCATTACAAATGAAGAACTATGTTGTGTTCaacacaaaaaggaaaaacaaaaagtttgtCATCTTGATCAAGTCGAacttaattttaattgaacttgcCAGCATCTTGATCCTTAAACTGATGCCCATGATGTTGAGcctacaaaaagaataaaagaaaatgtattatattatttagAAATCAACATGCTTATAATTGACATAGTTAAATATACAATGTAATAACAATACTTGTAGCAGATCCAAATGATTCAAGTTGATTATATGATGTTGTTGTGTTCCGTAAACACTAAGCTGGTCAATATTTGGCACTTGCATCCACTTCCCCAAAATTGATTTGGATGACTCTAcaaatacaaatttcattaaaaaaaaaaaggttaaatcTCAAACTATTAAAAAGTATAACATTGAATAAAAGTTAAGGAATAACTGACAGTTGGTGTATATTGCTTCCTCGAGTGCCAAAATATGTTGGGTTAATACTAGTTACTTCGATTTGATTAGtatacaataaattataaatgattaagtgtaaagttgtgattaaCAAATATGTATtctgttggcttttattccgtgtcaaatttgattgtaattatattcaatcttttgtaccttgtatttattgtgggatttgattataagggttgtgtgatagagagagagtgtgaagactcaagcaattgaagccaGAAGATTTTTGGCGGGTATCTCGTGACTAAGCATCCctcgaagtgaagcatgtgccttgcacatgattggaatgcgaagagtcagtacaGATGGAGACAACTGTGTTTCGtgagtatctcgcgggtaaggccttcccgcgagacacccgcgaaacattctatTCTACCAGACTgtactatctgatacacactttttgtacccacactatttatacccatattacccacaaatgttaaggagtgcttttgagagaaaaccctagccaaacaccttgagagttaAAGATTACCATACCCATATATCTCTACACATAAGCTTGTGGATTTCCTTAAcccctacctctccatttccataccattgagaggttgatagcctaaacacttaccacaccctttcagggtgtcaagtgaggttttggtgttactaggaagcattggaagaagccaaagaaggcaaatgcaacatggagcttgttgcgggatccggagagctagacaagacacggttccgagaagccttgttggagtaggagcttggagggcttaggtacaaagggtagattaggcttggagggtctcttactaacccatgtatcccaactgattgtctagtggatcgattaccgcttggagggcggcggagaggttttttgccgagttcttcggtttcctcttcgataacacattggcgtgttatctgtgtttgcattcttcttccctactcttttacatttcattttactgctatgtttatatgaatatgtgttagagtagcttgttttgTTTATCCTCTCACATTTACACTATTctgcacttagaattaagttagtgtaaaatctattgaGCCGTAACTTtgttttgggggtctaaacagttcttgtgtttttaacacattttggagctttcaattggtattagagcgggtacactcgctgtggtttaaatacctgagtgtgttccttgaccctttgtgatggACCGGTCACAATCTCTTAATGCCCCACCATTCTTTGACGGAGGCaactatgctttttggaaggtccGAATGAGGGCTTTCTTGTGTGCTATAGATGAGTTTGTATGGGATTCTGTTGGGAATGGGTATGTTAAACCCACAACTGCCAAGTCCAAATGGGACAAGGCAGCTCTTGCATTAGCTAATGCGAATAGTAAGGCCATCAATGCTATATTCTGTGGTGTGTCCCCTGATGAGTTTCACAGGATATCGCACATAAAGGTAGCTAAGGAAGCTTGGACAATCCTTGaaacaacctatgagggtatCAAGAAAGTCAAGGACACGAAGTTTCAAATGCTTACCACCAGATTTGAAGAACTTAAGATAGGAGATGATGAGGCTTTCGAttctttctatggaaagcttAATGAGATTGTAATTGCCAAACTCAATCTCGAAGAGAAGATTAAAGATTCTAAAGtggtgagaaagattttgaggtCTTTACTGGAGAGTTTTCGAGCAAAAGTCACAACTATAGAAGAGAGTAAAGACTTGGAtgagatcaaaatccaagagcttattggatctctccaaacatatgagctaGGACTGCCTTCTCATAAATCGAGCAAATCACTTGCTCTTAAAACCATCACCGAGAGAATGGACAACTCCTTCGAAGAGGATGATGTGGAGAAGGAGGTATCATTTCTTGCTAAGAACTTCCAAAAATTTTTGAAGATGAAAAACGATGGGAAGCCTTTCAACAAAGGGAAGTTTTCATCTCACAAGGGTGATAGGAAGGAATTCAAGAAGAAAGATGATAAGGAGTCTCAATCTACTCAAGGAATCACTTGCTTCGAGTGCAATGGACATGGACATGttaagagggaatgtcctaattatttgagaatgaagGGCAAGGCATATGCCACAACTCTCAGTGATTCTGATTCTTCCAATTCAGATTCAGAGGATAGttgtgatgaagaagggaatttctcagcatttatgactattgctcatgttgaatCTTTAAaggacttgaatttgcttgtgcAAGAACTTGGGGAGCATAGTAATGAGGAATCCATGGGAATTGTAGAAGTATCGGATGCTGAAGTAGATGAAGATacaaccaatcttcaagagaactaCAGCTCTCTCCTTAAGAAGTTAGGAAAGTATGAAAGGGTGGCCAAGGTggttgtgaagaagatgaagaaagcagaggaggactatagaaGTCTCCTAGTaagatataaggaggccaagtgtgagattGAGACATTGAATGATGAGTTAACCGAGGCTTACTCAAAGGTGAAATGTCTTGAGCTTGAGGTGattcaagcaaatgccaaagtAGACCGTGTCTctaccaagaagcttgatgatgtcaTCTCTTCTAAAAAAACTTTCTCTGACAAAACCGGGTTGGAATATACTGGAGAAAGTAGTTCGGGTGTTAAGGTAACCAAGGAAGtaaagtttgtgaaggccaaagaaccaaaagaaaTTGTCCCTACTGTTGAGAAAGCAAAtgtggaaaagaagaagaatatggcTGACCAATGAGTATTGAATAAGCCTCGCAACAATCAACGGTCAGGTCTGAAGCCAAAGGGAGATCACCTCCAAAATCACAAAGAGGTTCGAGAATGAACAATGTATGCCatcattgtggacttcaaggacacaccagacctaattgtcataagctgagagcattgaataatgctagggatcaaaggtcaagaggacTAAGAGATGACAAGAGAAATTGGGCTGTTGGGCAACTAAGAAGTCAAAATGGAGATTCTGGTGTGATGGATGCAATGAAGATGATTAAGACATTCACCACATGtttggcaaacttcaacagcaggttcacgtacccaatcctatagggaTATCACTCTAAACGCACGTGACGTGTGAGTGaagaggggtactcatgcatgattATCTCCTATGTCtatgcatcaatacttccaaTGCTTAGGATCataggttcatgcatcatatcatgcattGCTTTTTGTTTATAGCATGtctcttttacaagttttgcttttacttgttGTTATTGATCTTACTATTCTTGTTCTGTTTTTGAGtgtgttcaaaattcaaaaacccataaaaattgaaaaatcttcaaaaagtttgatcgcttgtgttgtgtatttcacatgtgagtttggcctagtacctttgtactaatggcgtagtgcatttacgagcctagtttgttatgtatgcacatttatctatgtgggagaaatcttgaaatctatgtgtgactgttgtaaatagatctttaagcttgtcatgaatgattggtcaatagtcttgatggtcttgatatttgcatagacttgtgcctatatctcttcccactttatttttatgtttttgctataaagctctccaaatgtaaatctccaaatgaaaagagatattgaattacaaaagcctgtcgcacatactagtatttgactagaaaaaagggaaagcgacttttgtattaaaatgtatggtgctcaaaaagccaaaggctaactctacatgttgaaatatcaaaaatttcaagcaccgatctcGAAAAGAGATGTATaatccaaaaaggatcaattgttatgatttatgcagaaggcaaatgaaaagcttctaagtttTGTAATCATTCTCCTATGGGAGattatatatgttcatttctataattgagattgacCACTTGATTTCGTACCAGTTGTGTATgatttgattgaattgatcattgaaacttcactttgGTCTatggactattccacattttatactcacacacaacacacaagactttgTTCAGAtaatgcttatctcatttgtgtgattgtacatgttcaaatgtgatgtgtatgctcaaaTACTTgctgatcaaacccaaaaagatttttgagtgttttatatgtttttgaaagtgattttatactttcgtacttttagtttttgttcaaaatgcatttttgtgtttttcttcaaaaattggtTTAGAGGTCTTTTCGTGAGAAGCTCGCGATTGAGAGCTTCCCACAAAATgtgcttaagggaaattaaaaatTCACATTTTCATACAGAAAGTCTCGCTATTGCCTCGCGAGTATTTCGTGACTAAACTCTTCTCGCAAAATTTTTTAAGGCAAAAGCTGGAAATTTCTAAATTTCATACAGAAGCTATCGTAACTGTATCGTGACTGGGTTGCGACTAAGAGCTTCTCGCAAAAGCTTCAGTATGTCTCATGACTTTTTCACGATTGTCTTGCTACTATCTAACCCGTGAAAAATgcgtgttttcaatttttatgtagCAGATGTGACAGTTTTTCAAACCCTTAAACTTTCCCTCGCACTGCCTCTCTTCGAACCCTTCTCAACCCAAAATCATCTTTCACTCAAACCCCATCATTTTCAAGCAAAAATCTCTGCAAAATCACTTCAAGGTATGTTTTTCTAAACATTGctttcatttttccttcaattttgcaGATTTTAGCTTAGGTTTTcaaaattgggattttttttttttttttttcgaaaatgGGTTGGGATTTTTATGATTATgcaatttttcttcaaaatcttTGATTGGGCTGAGTCCCATTTGATGTATTTGCATCTGTGTTAGCCCCTTGTGGCATTCTTAGCATGTATTGAGGCATATTTcatcatgttcatgcattattCATAGTTGAAATGCATTGTTGCACGCTAGGTGTTTGTCAAAATGTCCTAGTGACATTTTTGTGTTGAATTGGAATCAAATGAGTTCTAATacttgtttttgtattttgattaaaCATGCTAGACATGTTTTGGTCATTGGATGTGTGTTTTTACACATTGTGCTCATTTTGTGCCTCAATGCCATGCCATGCCATGCACACACTAGGCACACACTAGGGCCCTCTAGGCACACCTCATGCTGCACACACATGCACCAGCATATGCACTGCCTAGGCACACACAGGCACAGTTACTTAATTCATGCACTGTGCTTATGTTTACTTGTTTTGACTCCTTTAGCATGCTATTTGAGTTTATTTACTCTGTTTTAGGTTGTTTTACCTCTGTTTTGAactaacttgaatctaatcaagttttgtgTTTTGTCCTTGCGTCTGTGcacttgtttttgtgttttgttatttGCGATATTTGTGCAGATGTCTCCTACCAAACATTCTGCGATCAAGAAATCCACGAAACGTTCTCGCACTAATTCTGACAATTTCAAGTCTGCTGAGGCtgatatgaaataaaataactgCTACAAAAGAGCAACCATT contains these protein-coding regions:
- the LOC126719624 gene encoding uncharacterized protein LOC126719624; translation: MDRSQSLNAPPFFDGGNYAFWKVRMRAFLCAIDEFVWDSVGNGYVKPTTAKSKWDKAALALANANSKAINAIFCGVSPDEFHRISHIKVAKEAWTILETTYEGIKKVKDTKFQMLTTRFEELKIGDDEAFDSFYGKLNEIVIAKLNLEEKIKDSKVVRKILRSLLESFRAKVTTIEESKDLDEIKIQELIGSLQTYELGLPSHKSSKSLALKTITERMDNSFEEDDVEKEVSFLAKNFQKFLKMKNDGKPFNKGKFSSHKGDRKEFKKKDDKESQSTQGITCFECNGHGHVKRECPNYLRMKGKAYATTLSDSDSSNSDSEDKLGEHSNEESMGIVEVSDAEVDEDTTNLQENYSSLLKKLGKYERVAKVVVKKMKKAEEDYRSLLVRYKEAKCEIETLNDELTEAYSKVKCLELEVIQANAKVDRVSTKKLDDVISSKKTFSDKTGLEYTGESSSGVKVTKEVKFVKAKEPKEIVPTVEKANVEKKKNMADQ